The region TTCATAGTAAAAACCCTCTTTTTATCTTACAATGTGGAGTTTTAATAAAAAAATTCTTCAATCACATCAAAAATATTTCCATACTTGTGATCTTAAGTAACTTAATCCTTATTTATACTATTTACGAAAACATTATCCCCCCACACCTATCTAAAAAAAAAGCATCATCATAAAAAAAATCGATTCAATCCTCGGTGTGAAGAGTAATTAGCAAACACGTAGGGTGCAATTAGAAAACCAAATAGCCTATTGTTTTCTATTCAAAATCATTATCCTCCACTTTTTCCAGTGCCCAGAGGATCAAAAAGATGATGCTTAAACTATATTGCAGTGATTTTGGTTAAAACTACCAGTGCAAAAAATATGCTAGAGATTAGGTATAATACTTTTCACTTTTGCCTTTATACCTTGGATAATATGGCAGACAATAAGAAGAAGATCATTGATTTTCTACTGACCCTGATTTGTTATAGGCTGTTTAATTGTTATATCTTCACCTTTAATGGTTATTCTTAATCTATTACTCAATTATCTAGTTGAATAAACAGTTAAAGAAAACATGCCTAAAAAAAATAATGAGAATTTCCCAAAAAGGAAAATAGAATTTTTTTTCAGGATGGAAGATTGGTTAATCTAATTCTTTTTTTGATTTAATTGAAACTTTCCAGTTTCAATGCTTATGGCATTTAGTGGACATTCTTTAATACATATTTCACAGTACCCACAGGTTGCTGGGTCAATTAGGGCTTTGCCCTCTTCATTAATGGTTATGGTGTCCAATCCTATGAGGACTTGGGGGCAGTTTTCTTGGCATTCTTTCTGGCACTCTTCAGCTTTGCATAGTGAATGGTCCACCACTGCGGTTTTAACTGCAAATCCCAGACCCCTTTTAACTGCTTCCTTGATCTGGTAACTGGCCAGGTGGAGGCTGGTGTCACCCACAACTGGGTCAGTGTCAGTACTAGCATTGCAGGGATAGTTGTGGAGTTTATGTGCTGCTAACAGTTCTGCCTCAGCACTGGGCGTGCTCCACAATCCTTTGGCTATGTAGTTGGTGGAGCCACAGGGAGCTCCCCTTAAAACTTCCACCTTTTTTATGAAACCATCTGCCTTGACAAAAAGCACTGGTTTGCCAAAACGGCTGGCAAACTCGTCTATAGGTGCATCTCCCACTGGCTCCAGTGAACAGAAGGGTTTAGGAAACACGATCCGGACATCAGGGGCGGAGTCAATGATCTCCTGCTGCAAGCCAGGTGGCATCTGCTTCGGCCCGTAGATGGGTATTATAGCTGATTTGGCCCCGGTTTTCCGGGCTACCTCAGCAACTATCATGTTTATATCACCAGAAAGTCCCACTGCCAGGATAAGATCCGAGGGTGGTAAACTTTTAGGTAGGTACTGGGAAAAGTCGTCAATTAATGGAGGTGTATCTTCTGGGTATTCCTCCATTCCCACTATGTTACTGGCCATGCCTTGTTCAGCCAGGTTGTTGACTACCCTGCCACCATACTTGCCTGAACTTAAAATGTAGATCCTAATATCAATCCACCCCCATCCCTCATCATCCTGGAAATTGCATTCTATAGATATAATATATTGTATGAGCTTTGGTGACTATTCAAATTTTCTAGTGTAATATTCATGGGGTAAGGAAATTATTCAGAGGGTAAGGAAATCACCAAAAACATTTCACCCCCAAAAAAAATTGTGGGATTCTCATAAATTATTCATTATAATAGTTGATGCACTGATTATTAGCTAATGGATAATTTTAGCTAATTTGAGGATTTTTTTTATAAAAAATAGAGTAAGCAGAAATAATGGCAGTGGTTGGGATGAATTGCTAATTTGAAAAGTAAATTAGGCTTAAAAAAAAAGTTAGGACAATTTTAAGAGAAGATATGATTTTTTTTTTGGCTGGGAATTCTTATTCATCATCGATCTTCCTGCAAGAGAAGATCACTGTCCCACCATCAGTGTATGGTTTTCCTGGGTCCAC is a window of Methanobacterium sp. DNA encoding:
- a CDS encoding thymidylate synthase yields the protein MRIYILSSGKYGGRVVNNLAEQGMASNIVGMEEYPEDTPPLIDDFSQYLPKSLPPSDLILAVGLSGDINMIVAEVARKTGAKSAIIPIYGPKQMPPGLQQEIIDSAPDVRIVFPKPFCSLEPVGDAPIDEFASRFGKPVLFVKADGFIKKVEVLRGAPCGSTNYIAKGLWSTPSAEAELLAAHKLHNYPCNASTDTDPVVGDTSLHLASYQIKEAVKRGLGFAVKTAVVDHSLCKAEECQKECQENCPQVLIGLDTITINEEGKALIDPATCGYCEICIKECPLNAISIETGKFQLNQKKN